In one Nicotiana sylvestris chromosome 8, ASM39365v2, whole genome shotgun sequence genomic region, the following are encoded:
- the LOC104222496 gene encoding homeobox protein HD1: protein MQEQGVGLMGSSSGGGIGGLGALGDVSMVISEDNQRQLKGEIATHPLYEQLLSAHVACLRVATPIDQLPLIEAQFSQSHHLLRSYASQHHSHSLSPHERQELDNFLAQYLLVLCSFKEQLQQHVRVHAVEAVMACREIEQNLQLLTGATLGEGSGATMSDDEDELQMDFSLDQSGGDAHDLMGMGFGLPTESERSLMERVRQELKIELKQGFRSRIEDVREEILRKRRAGKLPGDTTTVLKNWWQQHSKWPYPTEDDKAKLVEETGLQLKQINNWFINQRKRNWHSNSQSVTSLKSKRKR, encoded by the exons ATGCAAGAACAAGGAGTTGGATTAATGGGGTCAAGTAGTGGTGGAGGAATTGGTGGTTTAGGAGCTTTAGGTGATGTTTCAATGGTGATTTCTGAGGATAATCAGAGACAGTTAAAGGGTGAAATTGCTACACATCCTTTATATGAACAGTTACTTTCAGCACATGTAGCTTGTCTTCGTGTAGCTACACCTATTGATCAGTTACCACTTATTGAAGCTCAGTTTTCTCAGTCTCATCATCTTTTGCGTTCTTATGCTTCTCAACATCATTCTCACTCTCTTTCTCCTCATGAAAGACAAGAACTTGACAATTTCTTG GCACAGTATTTGTTAGTTTTATGTTCCTTTAAAGAACAGCTTCAGCAACATGTCAGAGTTCATGCTGTTGAAGCTGTCATGGCCTGCCGTGAAATTGAGCAGAATTTACAACTTCTTACAG GAGCAACACTTGGAGAAGGATCAGGTGCAACAATGTCAGATGATGAGGATGAGCTACAGATGGATTTTTCATTAGATCAATCAGGAGGTGATGCGCATGATTTAATGGGTATGGGATTTGGTCTTCCAACTGAATCTGAAAGGTCCCTTATGGAGAGAGTCAGACAGGAATTAAAGATTGAGCTTAAACAG GGATTTAGATCAAGAATTGAAGATGTGAGGGAAGAGATACTGAGAAAGAGAAGGGCAGGAAAGTTACCAGGTGACACCACTACTGTTTTAAAGAATTGGTGGCAGCAACACTCAAAATGGCCTTATCCAACT GAAGATGATAAGGCAAAACTTGTGGAAGAAACAGGGTTacaactgaagcaaataaataacTGGTTCATCAATCAAAGAAAGCGCAATTGGCATAGCAACTCACAATCTGTGACATCCCTAAAGTCCAAGCGCAAGAGATAG
- the LOC104222487 gene encoding uncharacterized protein: MDSAIPTSQSEEGKREEEAEAKEMAHKTKVIQFLGRTTPIILQNDNGPCPLLAICNVLLLKNNLNLSPDIPEVSQEKLLSLVAERLIDSNSNVNDKDEGYVENQQQNIADAIDLLPRLATGIDVNIKFRRIDDFEFTRECAIFDLLDIPLYHGWIVDPQDHDTANAIGSKSYNTLMGELVALETQNMDTENKKSSEDDDVDFAAATTAALGVPSPCLSRGRSFEDSPVSITNNHTARKGDIEEEAELLRALQLSETSLVETDGLNSLGETANLKCPEPMGLTKTSEGNDIETTQPVLQHEALIPTEVIASNNRDISGDADPNSSQIVSGAAINSSLKIDQETPPQELGNAKLLAENESVPLESGQVFSSACENHEHLSGGTNGIQGTHTIAGNGNASEPKQVGCDAFDSASSSIPSAVSGSSGGRRHDTDEPETFNSSIDDDEPIYEGEDCILESATTSYQSREPMYEGEVVLAEQVNGGSTDVPETIVNDEITQREGELVRNFLKNSASQLTIFGLFSLQEGLKERELCVFFRNNHFNTMFKFEGELYILATDQGYINQSDLVWEKLNEVNGDTIYVTGNFKEFKVEDNSNTKWDQQSAMASTADYLANMDNSGQGHPTFNSDLQLAIALQQQEFEQQQQAPQRNQNPQQQAVNGASRLITGPQVPRSKPTSSSARPEPKSSKDKCIVM, translated from the exons GTAACGTGCTATTGTTGAAGAACAACTTGAACTTGAGTCCTGATATTCCTGAGGTTTCACAGGAGAAATTGCTTTCTCTTGTTGCTGAGCGGCTGATAGATTCAAACAGTAATGTCAAT GACAAAGATGAAGGATATGTTGAAAATCAGCAACAGAATATTGCTGATGCAATTGATTTGCTTCCTAGACTTGCCACTGGTATTGATGTAAATATAAAATTCAGGAG AATTGATGACTTTGAGTTCACTCGTGAATGTGCAATATTTGATCTTTTGGATATTCCACTTTATCACGGTTGGATAGTTGATCCACAG GATCATGATACTGCAAATGCAATTGGATCAAAGTCGTATAATACTTTGATGGGGGAGCTTGTTGCCCTTGAAACGCAAAATATGGACACTGAGAATAAGAAAAGTTCTGAAGATGATGATGTTGATTTTGCTGCTGCTACAACTGCAGCACTAGGGGTACCTTCTCCATGCCTCTCGAGAGGGAGATCATTTGAAGATTCTCCTGTTTCTATTACCAATAACCATACAGCCAGAAAAGGAGatattgaagaagaagcagagctGTTGAGAGCCCTTCAATTATCTGAAACTTCATTAGTAGAAACTGATGGACTGAATTCCTTAGGTGAAACAGCAAATCTAAAGTGTCCAGAGCCGATGGGTCTTACCAAGACATCAGAAGGAAATGATATTGAGACGACACAACCAGTTTTGCAGCATGAAGCATTGATACCCACAGAAGTAATAGCATCTAACAATAGAGATATATCTGGTGATGCCGATCCAAATAGTTCCCAAATAGTCTCCGGAGCAGCGATTAATTCATCCCTGAAAATTGATCAGGAAACCCCTCCCCAAGAACTTGGAAATGCAAAACTGCTGGCTGAAAATGAGAGTGTACCTCTTGAGTCAGGACAAGTTTTTTCATCTGCTTGTGAAAATCATGAGCATCTATCTGGAGGTACGAATGGCATTCAGGGAACACACACTATTGCTGGAAATGGGAATGCATCTGAACCTAAACAAGTTGGTTGTGATGCGTTTGATTCAGCTAGTTCCTCAATACCATCTGCAGTCTCAGGTTCATCGGGTGGCAGACGACATGACACAGATGAACCTGAAACCTTTAATTCTTCCATCGATGATGATGAGCCCATTTATGAAGGAGAGGATTGCATATTGGAGTCAGCAACCACCAGTTACCAAAGTCGAGAGCCTATGTATGAAGGTGAGGTGGTTCTTGCTGAACAAGTGAATGGAGGCAGTACAGATGTGCCTGAGACAATTGTGAATGATGAAATCACACAGAGAGAAG GGGAACTGGTGAGGAACTTTCTGAAGAACAGTGCAAGCCAGTTAACAATCTTTGG ATTATTTTCCTTGCAAGAGGGTTTGAAAGAGCGGGAACTTTGTGTTTTCTTCAGGAATAATCATTTCAATACCATGTTTAAG TTTGAAGGCGAATTATATATCTTGGCCACTGACCAGGGATATATAAATCAATCTGATTTGGTGTGGGAGAAGCTCAATGAG GTGAATGGAGACACGATATATGTGACTGGAAACTTCAAGGAGTTCAAGGTCGAAGATAATTCCAACACCAAATGGGATCAACAGAGTGCTATGGCCAGTACTGCA GACTATCTGGCAAACATGGACAATTCAGGACAAGGACATCCAACTTTCAA TTCCGATTTACAACTGGCAATAGCTCTTCAGCAACAGGAATTTGAGCAACAACAACAGGCACCACAGAGAAATCAAAACCCTCAACAACAAGCTGTAAATGGTGCGTCAAGGTTGATTACTGGTCCGCAG GTACCAAGGAGCAAACCTACATCTTCGTCGGCCAGGCCGGAGCCAAAGTCATCAAAAGACAAGTGTATTGTGATGTAA